A stretch of Mytilus edulis chromosome 11, xbMytEdul2.2, whole genome shotgun sequence DNA encodes these proteins:
- the LOC139494851 gene encoding uncharacterized protein, which yields MKCSHVVNPWDCGVVLTCGPHEECHIRRYITDDGKQWYDAGCKDKDRCTGIASIGIGKRQTSGETTICEQCCNNTAICNTKPMCGSSGIKKNGGTICFNCPDEKSPDTCDRITTCYSHEKCLLQHLQNPVSHSYYWTSSCVSEQKCQVLKMAQILGTVCCDTDLCNNAITGTSTTIATSTTIATSTTIATSAALQTIQSCVDDPRIKCDQSACNTDLKIFCRATCTLCVTTTNVPTTAVQPCVDDSHVQCDQSACSTALKMFCRATCKLCLNSKPKECSDLNIRASGVHTIYPYTTSNPVDVYCQVDSGHIWTVMQKRFDGSVDFYRNWNAYKHGFGSPSSEYWLGNDNIHRISTNGPHELKILLTDWEGVTKYVVHQGFYMDDEQKQYRIYSSHYSGNAGETIHFNTPFSTFDVNNSTCRDHSNCAVTHHGAWWYTCCHYSNLNGNYYHGNHSSYADGVDWLYFHGYNYSLKKTTMMIRKV from the exons ATGAAGTGTTCACACGTTGTCAACCCTTGGGACTGTGGCGTCGTACTGACATGTGGCCCCCATGAA GAATGTCATATCAGACGATATATAACAGATGATGGAAAGCAGTGGTATGATGCAGGCTGTAAGGATAAAGAT AGATGTACAGGAATAGCAAGTATTGGAATAGGAAAGCGACAAACCAGCGGAGAGACCACAATTTGTGAACAATGTTGTAATAATACAGCAATCTGTAATACAAAACCTATGTGTGGTTCCTCTG GAATAAAAAAGAATGGCGGTACTATTTGTTTCAACTGCCCAGATGAAAAATCCCCAGATACTTGCGATAGAATAACAACATGTTATTCGCATGAG AAATGCTTACTTCAACACTTGCAAAATCCGGTGTCGCATTCCTACTACTGGACTTCATCCTGTGTATCCGAgcaaaag TGTCAAGTTCTAAAAATGGCACAAATCTTAGGAACCGTTTGCTGTGATACCGATTTATGTAACAATG CGATAACTGGAACATCTACAACAATCGCAACTTCTACAACAATCGCCACATCTACAACTATAGCAACATCGGCTGCATTACAAACTATACAATCCTGTGTAGATGATCCACGTATTAAATGTGACCAATCTGCCTGTAATACtgatttaaagatattttgtagAGCTACATGTACATTATGTG TTACTACTACGAATGTACCAACAACAGCTGTACAACCCTGTGTGGATGATTCACATGTTCAGTGTGATCAATCTGCATGTAGTACagcattaaaaatgttttgcagAGCGACCTGTAAATTGTGTT TAAATTCAAAACCTAAAGAATGTTCTGATCTCAACATCAGAGCAAGTGGAGTGCATACAATTTATCCTTATACAACCTCAAATCCTGTCGATGTTTACTGTCAAGTTGATTCTGGACACATATGGACT GTTATGCAGAAGAGATTTGATGGCTCTGTGGACTTTTACAGGAATTGGAATGCTTACAAGCATGGATTTGGTAGTCCAAGCTCCGAGTATTGGCTAG GTAATGACAACATTCATAGAATTTCAACTAATGGTCCTCATGAACTAAAGATCTTGTTAACCGATTGGGAAGGTGTTACCAAGTACGTTGTGCACCAAGGATTTTACATGGACGATGAACAGAAACAATATCGTATATATTCGTCTCATTATTCGGGAAATGCAG GAGAAACAATACACTTTAATACTCCCTTTTCAACCTTTGATGTCAACAACAGTACTTGCCGTGACCATTCTAACTGTGCCGTAACCCATCATGGTGCATGGTGGTACACTTGCTGTCATTATTCAAACTTGAACGGAAACTATTATCATGGAAATCACAGTTCGTATGCAGATGGTGTTGATTGGTTATATTTTCATGGCTATAACTACTCTCTTAAGAAAACAACGATGATGATTCGAAaagtataa